In the genome of Fuerstiella sp., one region contains:
- a CDS encoding aldolase/citrate lyase family protein yields MKTQALKRFRAKLAGDDPVYGLWVTLESATLTEIAVAIGLDWVVIDAEHGHLDWRDINEHIRAGLRSDTVVLVRLAERNTALAKRALDIGADGVVIPWIETVDQLEQAISDCRYPLQGRRGIGGERATAWGQCLSEHTAEANEHVLVVPLIESVSAIPHVENMCRLDGIDVFFFGPADFSATAGFRGQWEGPGVAEQILDLKDTITASGKHCGLMTTSTADQMSRVEHGFRMLGLGSDTGLVLRSLHQALEVAGRDRLLAPSIDPSDGRPL; encoded by the coding sequence ATGAAGACACAGGCACTCAAACGTTTTCGAGCTAAACTCGCCGGTGATGATCCGGTATACGGGCTTTGGGTGACGCTGGAATCAGCCACGTTGACAGAGATTGCTGTTGCGATTGGCCTGGACTGGGTTGTGATTGACGCTGAGCACGGTCATCTTGACTGGAGAGACATCAACGAACACATTCGTGCAGGACTTCGAAGCGACACGGTCGTGCTGGTGCGTCTGGCCGAACGAAATACGGCCCTTGCCAAACGAGCCCTGGATATCGGAGCCGATGGAGTCGTCATTCCCTGGATCGAAACGGTTGATCAGCTTGAGCAGGCCATCAGTGACTGCCGGTACCCGCTGCAGGGTCGGCGGGGGATTGGTGGCGAACGAGCGACTGCCTGGGGTCAGTGCCTTTCAGAACACACAGCTGAAGCGAATGAGCACGTGCTGGTCGTGCCGTTGATTGAGAGCGTTTCTGCGATTCCACATGTTGAAAACATGTGCAGACTGGATGGAATTGACGTGTTCTTTTTCGGTCCGGCAGATTTCTCTGCGACCGCCGGATTTCGTGGACAGTGGGAAGGCCCGGGAGTGGCTGAACAGATTCTGGATCTCAAGGATACCATCACCGCATCCGGCAAACATTGTGGACTGATGACGACGAGCACTGCAGATCAGATGTCTCGAGTGGAACACGGGTTTCGCATGCTGGGCCTTGGTTCTGATACCGGACTGGTCCTGCGCAGCCTGCATCAGGCGCTTGAAGTTGCCGGTCGGGATCGCCTGCTGGCACCCAGCATCGATCCGTCTGATGGACGACCATTGTAA
- a CDS encoding DUF1501 domain-containing protein, with protein sequence MFNETGIHRVRRDFLTTSASGLGGVALSSLLSTDARGSRSTTAPLKTHFPARAKACIFIYMAGGPSHVDLFDPKPLLNSRNGKRMPDSLLNDVEFAFIKKDKAVLRGSPARFRPRGECGIEYSDMIPGIGACADEIALIRTMHGEQFNHHPGQLLLSCGKAELGRPTIGSWLMYGLGNASENLPGYVVLTAGRGASGGSSNWSSGFLPSAYQGVQFRDTGDPVLYLSNPAGVSETSQRRTLDTLRQLNGFRLESNPDPEIASRIAQYELAFRMQAAAPELTDLSGETQPTLDAYGVGRSTPRPTADMQSGNTYDRFSRNCLLARRMVERGVRFVNLVHASWDQHRNLKHDLAWNCTMADQPIAALLRDLKTRGMLDDTLVVWGSEFGRTPLGQGNDGRDHHPHTFSMWMAGGGAKGGTVHGITDEIGWAPVENPVHVNDFQATLLHMFGLNHERLTVNHRGLDVRLTNLSGEVIHNVLH encoded by the coding sequence ATGTTTAACGAAACTGGCATCCATCGCGTTCGACGGGACTTCCTTACGACTTCTGCCAGCGGTCTTGGCGGAGTTGCTTTGTCTTCGTTGCTGAGTACAGACGCCCGAGGCAGTCGTAGTACCACCGCGCCTCTCAAAACACATTTTCCGGCCAGAGCCAAAGCCTGCATCTTCATTTATATGGCAGGCGGTCCAAGCCATGTGGATCTGTTCGATCCCAAACCACTCCTTAACAGTCGTAACGGAAAACGCATGCCGGACTCGCTGTTGAATGACGTGGAATTTGCATTCATCAAGAAAGACAAGGCTGTCCTGAGGGGATCCCCGGCTCGATTCCGACCGCGAGGAGAATGCGGTATTGAGTACTCTGACATGATCCCCGGTATCGGGGCGTGTGCTGACGAGATTGCCCTGATTCGTACCATGCACGGCGAGCAGTTCAACCATCATCCGGGACAGCTGCTGTTGAGTTGCGGAAAGGCCGAACTGGGGCGTCCGACAATTGGTTCCTGGCTGATGTACGGTCTGGGCAATGCATCTGAAAATCTTCCGGGCTACGTCGTTCTGACCGCAGGTCGAGGTGCCAGCGGCGGGTCTTCAAACTGGTCCAGCGGTTTTCTGCCGTCCGCATATCAGGGTGTTCAGTTTCGAGACACAGGTGATCCGGTCCTGTATCTGTCAAATCCTGCCGGTGTCAGCGAAACCAGCCAGCGAAGAACTCTGGATACACTCCGGCAACTCAATGGTTTTCGTCTGGAATCGAATCCGGACCCGGAGATCGCCAGTCGCATCGCGCAATACGAACTCGCGTTTCGAATGCAGGCTGCTGCACCTGAACTGACGGACCTGTCAGGTGAAACGCAGCCTACACTGGATGCGTATGGCGTTGGTCGTTCGACTCCGCGCCCCACTGCCGATATGCAAAGTGGCAATACATACGATCGCTTTTCACGGAACTGTCTGCTGGCTCGACGCATGGTCGAACGAGGAGTCCGTTTTGTAAATCTTGTTCACGCATCCTGGGACCAACACAGAAATCTCAAGCACGATCTGGCATGGAACTGCACGATGGCGGATCAACCCATTGCCGCGTTATTGAGAGACCTCAAAACACGAGGCATGCTGGACGATACGCTCGTGGTATGGGGCAGCGAATTTGGTCGTACACCGTTAGGCCAGGGTAATGATGGTCGAGACCATCATCCGCATACGTTCAGTATGTGGATGGCAGGAGGAGGTGCAAAGGGTGGAACCGTGCACGGCATCACTGACGAAATCGGCTGGGCTCCCGTTGAGAACCCTGTTCACGTCAACGACTTCCAGGCGACACTGCTGCACATGTTCGGTCTGAATCACGAACGACTCACGGTCAACCATCGCGGCCTCGACGTCCGTCTGACTAACCTCAGTGGCGAAGTCATCCACAACGTTTTGCATTGA
- a CDS encoding PSD1 and planctomycete cytochrome C domain-containing protein has protein sequence MPIHHSLQFRVCILSVLILNVVCTHAADISFSHDIQPILAKRCFACHGPADQEAGLAFHDRTLATAKTESGDVAIVPGKPESSALIHRVSSHDESIRMPPEGAALSSGEIRMLTEWIAGGAEFAPHWAFTKPQRASPPEVDYPDLVHNPVDQFVQARLNAIGLMPAPSAGRAKLIRRLYLDLTGLLPPMESVLAFENNDTGYSEIVDELLESEHFGERWGRHWLDLARYADTFGYERDDVRPNAWRFRDWVVRSFNRNQPVDQFLTDQLAGDLFEDPTPEQYVATGLHRMNIKNNESGINKEDYRNREMVDRVNTTSTSMLGITFGCSQCHSHKYDPFSQSDYYSLYAFFNNIQANDAEIEGTPAEQERYERAKADLDAQKKQLDARKQLLREMLAYESFLTWQEANSSETGPDFSLLNVSQAVSDALRQPENNAEVVAAFWMSLRERADDTKKELKQLGVQRRHLPKPGIMTLTEATENRRPTHVLVRGDFRQKGEEVPARPPEFLSPFRPRGQSPDRLDLAQWITDRQNPLTARVAVNHIWAHLFGRGIVSSMDDFGTQGEPPTHPKLLDWLAVEFMESGWNRKHIIRTIVHSATYRQSSRVVASRNPNQQQALGTDNPLFARQSRFRVESEIVRDLFLDACGLLHREIGGPTVHPRMPAAVSDLAYKYKTRWKLSEKPQRYRRGIYIHFKRTNPYPTLLMFDGPESNVCQAMRTRSNTPLQALATLNDPVFVECAQAFGRTLAQMQAGDESRLNFLAKCCLTRTPETREIDALLQLLHSERIWFRNNPDDAKQLVAEYSADPIEDYETAAWTVAARTVLNLDEFVTRE, from the coding sequence ATGCCGATTCATCACTCATTGCAGTTTCGTGTCTGCATCCTGTCTGTTTTGATTCTCAACGTCGTTTGCACGCACGCAGCCGATATCAGTTTCTCGCATGATATCCAGCCAATCCTGGCCAAACGCTGTTTTGCCTGTCACGGGCCGGCTGATCAAGAAGCCGGTCTGGCATTTCATGACCGAACTCTGGCGACGGCTAAAACTGAATCGGGAGATGTCGCCATCGTGCCCGGCAAACCTGAGTCCAGTGCACTCATTCACCGCGTGTCGTCACACGACGAATCAATTCGGATGCCACCCGAAGGCGCTGCATTGTCGTCCGGAGAAATCCGGATGCTGACAGAATGGATCGCCGGCGGTGCAGAATTTGCTCCTCATTGGGCTTTTACCAAGCCGCAACGCGCATCTCCTCCGGAAGTTGATTATCCGGATTTGGTACACAATCCCGTCGATCAGTTCGTGCAGGCGCGTTTGAATGCGATTGGCCTGATGCCCGCTCCATCAGCCGGCAGAGCGAAACTGATTCGTCGTCTGTATCTGGATCTCACGGGACTGCTGCCGCCGATGGAATCCGTCCTCGCATTTGAAAACAATGACACCGGATACTCCGAAATCGTCGACGAGTTACTGGAGTCTGAGCATTTCGGAGAACGATGGGGACGACACTGGCTGGACCTCGCCCGCTACGCTGACACATTTGGCTACGAACGAGATGACGTCCGCCCGAACGCATGGCGTTTTCGCGACTGGGTTGTCCGGTCTTTTAATCGTAACCAGCCTGTCGATCAATTTTTGACTGATCAACTCGCAGGAGACCTGTTTGAAGATCCTACTCCTGAGCAGTACGTGGCCACCGGGTTGCATCGTATGAATATCAAGAACAACGAATCCGGCATCAACAAAGAAGACTATCGCAATCGCGAAATGGTCGATCGCGTCAATACGACCAGCACGTCAATGCTCGGAATTACATTTGGCTGCAGTCAGTGCCATTCACACAAATACGATCCGTTTTCCCAGTCAGACTATTATTCACTGTATGCCTTCTTTAACAACATCCAGGCCAATGACGCCGAAATTGAGGGGACTCCGGCTGAACAGGAGCGATATGAACGAGCAAAGGCCGATCTGGATGCACAAAAAAAACAACTCGATGCTCGTAAACAGCTGCTTAGGGAAATGCTGGCATACGAGTCTTTCCTCACATGGCAAGAGGCTAACTCAAGCGAAACAGGTCCGGATTTCAGTCTGCTAAACGTCAGCCAGGCAGTCTCCGATGCACTGCGTCAACCGGAGAACAATGCGGAAGTGGTGGCAGCGTTCTGGATGTCGCTGCGGGAACGAGCGGACGATACCAAGAAAGAACTCAAACAGTTGGGGGTTCAGCGACGACATTTGCCGAAGCCTGGTATCATGACGCTCACGGAGGCGACCGAAAATCGACGGCCCACTCATGTTCTGGTTCGAGGTGACTTCAGGCAAAAGGGTGAGGAAGTCCCCGCCCGACCTCCGGAATTTTTGTCGCCATTCAGACCGCGTGGTCAATCGCCGGATCGGCTGGACCTGGCACAATGGATCACCGACAGACAGAATCCACTGACGGCCCGTGTTGCAGTGAACCATATCTGGGCGCATCTGTTCGGTCGCGGGATTGTGTCCTCGATGGACGATTTCGGCACTCAGGGTGAACCGCCTACCCATCCAAAACTGCTGGACTGGCTGGCCGTTGAATTCATGGAATCCGGCTGGAATCGAAAGCACATCATTCGCACGATTGTTCACTCAGCCACTTACCGGCAGTCGTCTCGTGTGGTCGCATCCAGGAATCCGAATCAGCAGCAGGCATTAGGAACAGACAATCCGCTGTTCGCACGTCAGTCGCGATTTCGAGTTGAATCAGAGATTGTACGTGACCTGTTTCTGGATGCCTGTGGCCTGCTTCATCGTGAAATCGGAGGTCCCACTGTCCACCCGAGGATGCCCGCCGCCGTCAGTGATCTGGCCTACAAGTATAAAACGCGATGGAAGCTTTCTGAGAAGCCACAACGGTATCGCCGCGGGATCTATATTCACTTCAAACGTACAAATCCGTATCCCACTCTGTTGATGTTCGATGGTCCTGAAAGCAACGTTTGTCAGGCAATGAGAACTCGTTCAAATACCCCCCTGCAGGCGCTCGCAACACTGAACGACCCTGTCTTCGTGGAATGTGCACAGGCCTTTGGGCGAACTTTGGCACAAATGCAGGCTGGTGATGAAAGCCGGCTGAATTTTCTCGCAAAATGCTGCCTGACCCGGACTCCTGAAACTCGCGAGATCGACGCACTGCTGCAATTGCTGCATTCGGAACGCATCTGGTTCCGCAACAACCCGGATGATGCAAAACAACTTGTCGCAGAATACTCTGCTGATCCGATTGAAGATTATGAAACGGCAGCATGGACGGTTGCAGCTCGAACTGTGCTGAACCTGGATGAATTTGTCACTCGGGAATGA
- a CDS encoding VOC family protein: MKIEHTAFNVEEPVLMARWYVDNLGMKVVRRSVDAPYAHFLTDDSGTVMIEIYGNRDSPLPDYHQMPPAQLHLAFVSNDISGDTARLRTAGATVFADLHNIGEDTAAMLRDPWGLPIQLVQRVTPMI; the protein is encoded by the coding sequence ATGAAAATCGAGCACACTGCATTCAATGTTGAAGAACCGGTCCTGATGGCTCGCTGGTATGTTGACAACCTTGGAATGAAAGTGGTACGCCGTAGTGTGGACGCACCGTATGCACATTTTCTGACTGATGACAGCGGTACTGTTATGATAGAAATTTACGGAAATCGTGATTCGCCGCTGCCGGATTATCATCAAATGCCGCCTGCCCAGCTTCACCTGGCATTTGTATCAAACGACATTTCTGGCGACACCGCCCGGCTTCGAACCGCCGGCGCAACCGTCTTCGCGGATCTTCACAATATCGGCGAAGACACGGCCGCCATGCTGCGCGATCCGTGGGGACTCCCGATCCAGCTTGTGCAGCGTGTCACACCGATGATATGA
- a CDS encoding dihydroorotate dehydrogenase electron transfer subunit, whose translation MAHFVSGYYAQRCVVLPSFSASFPMSTDANCLPGMMLHAQQYLARVENVRELARDTWAVQIRQPELAQRITPGQFFMIRPESGSDPLLGRPFALYDTYSDDDGRPVGVEFGYVVVGKLTSIMSNWQPGTRVVLWGPLGNGFPVPTSRRLLCVAGGIGQTPFLAVAREALGLQTYGHPVRTMMRKPDNVTLCYGVRSADYAAGLDDFSQPGLTVQVATDDGTFGHHGLVTDLLKEQFTLGTSEVHVYCCGPEPMMKAVGDICLAANVPCWLSLETPMACGFGACFSCVTKVKLGEGEWDYRRTCIEGPVFPAEQIILS comes from the coding sequence GTGGCACATTTTGTGTCAGGCTATTATGCTCAACGTTGTGTTGTCCTCCCGAGTTTTTCAGCCAGTTTTCCGATGTCTACAGACGCCAACTGCCTTCCCGGCATGATGCTTCACGCTCAGCAATATCTTGCACGTGTCGAAAACGTGCGCGAACTGGCACGTGATACCTGGGCCGTGCAGATACGTCAGCCGGAACTGGCTCAGCGAATCACCCCGGGGCAGTTCTTTATGATTCGTCCGGAATCCGGCAGTGATCCGCTGCTGGGTCGGCCGTTCGCACTGTACGACACTTATTCGGATGATGACGGTCGACCCGTCGGAGTTGAATTCGGGTATGTGGTCGTCGGCAAACTGACTTCAATAATGAGCAACTGGCAGCCTGGCACCAGGGTCGTCCTGTGGGGACCACTGGGAAACGGATTCCCCGTGCCGACTTCCAGACGTCTGCTGTGTGTCGCCGGAGGGATCGGGCAGACACCTTTTCTGGCTGTGGCCAGAGAAGCTCTGGGGCTGCAAACATACGGTCATCCGGTGCGGACAATGATGCGGAAGCCGGATAATGTGACGCTGTGCTACGGCGTGAGGTCTGCTGACTATGCCGCCGGCCTGGATGACTTCAGTCAACCTGGACTTACGGTTCAGGTGGCCACTGACGACGGAACATTCGGACACCACGGTCTCGTGACGGATCTGCTTAAGGAACAATTTACTTTGGGAACATCTGAAGTACATGTCTATTGCTGTGGTCCGGAACCTATGATGAAAGCTGTTGGCGACATTTGCCTGGCTGCGAATGTTCCCTGCTGGTTATCACTGGAAACTCCCATGGCCTGTGGTTTTGGAGCCTGCTTCAGCTGTGTGACCAAAGTCAAACTCGGCGAAGGAGAATGGGACTACCGTCGAACCTGTATCGAAGGTCCCGTATTTCCTGCTGAACAGATCATTCTCTCGTGA
- a CDS encoding fumarylacetoacetate hydrolase family protein yields the protein MKIARFDTDGQVHHGIVEEDVITQIEGDVFGDFFLTEMTHSLQAVKLLAPVVPSQMFGPGVNFEAHLEMASVITGNTQMLPTPEPWLKAINSLSSPGAAIVIPYDSKAGVEYEGECVAIIGATTRRVDPDEAWNRILGYTCGNDISERDWQVNDSSTWRGKGADSFGPIGPWIETDFDPRGGGDMIVRIDGNEVDRVTTADMYYDFGEVISFISQHVTLKPGDAIWSGTAGHPETLQAGQVVEVEVTGIGVLSNPVVAEPYSG from the coding sequence ATGAAAATTGCACGTTTTGATACTGACGGACAGGTTCATCACGGAATTGTCGAAGAGGATGTGATTACTCAGATTGAAGGTGACGTATTCGGAGATTTTTTTCTGACCGAAATGACTCACTCTTTGCAGGCAGTGAAACTACTGGCACCGGTAGTGCCGTCGCAAATGTTTGGCCCCGGCGTCAATTTTGAGGCTCACCTCGAAATGGCTTCAGTGATCACCGGCAACACACAGATGCTGCCGACTCCTGAACCATGGCTTAAAGCGATCAATTCCCTTTCGAGTCCCGGCGCGGCCATTGTCATTCCGTACGACTCTAAAGCCGGTGTGGAATACGAGGGTGAGTGCGTTGCAATCATCGGTGCCACAACACGCCGGGTCGATCCGGATGAAGCGTGGAACAGAATCCTGGGCTATACCTGTGGAAACGATATTTCCGAACGCGACTGGCAGGTCAACGACTCTTCAACGTGGCGAGGTAAAGGCGCCGACAGTTTCGGTCCCATCGGTCCCTGGATTGAAACAGACTTCGACCCCCGCGGCGGCGGCGATATGATTGTTCGCATCGATGGCAATGAAGTGGATCGCGTGACCACAGCCGACATGTACTACGACTTTGGCGAAGTCATCAGCTTCATCAGTCAGCATGTCACACTGAAGCCGGGCGATGCCATCTGGTCCGGAACAGCAGGGCACCCGGAAACGTTGCAGGCCGGACAGGTTGTTGAGGTTGAGGTTACCGGCATTGGAGTACTTTCCAATCCGGTTGTGGCCGAACCGTATTCCGGTTAA
- a CDS encoding GDP-L-fucose synthase has product MSRILKQSRIYVAGHQGMVGSAVVRQLKADGFTNPIVATHSELDLICQSDTNDFFRQNKPQIVIFAASRVGGIHANSTAPAEFIYQNVAMATNAIHAAWKCGTQRFLFLGSTCVYPRIAPQPIPETALLTSALEPTNEAYAIAKIAGLKMCQFYREQYGVTYHSAMPTNLYGPGDNYHPENSHVLPAMIRRFHQAKETGASSVTIWGSGKPLREFLHVTDIAAGILHLLSLNDPPDLVNIGTGQEISIRQLAELVAEIVGYRGSITTDTTKPDGTPRKLSDVRLIQSTGWSPKIGLRDGITSAYAAFLNELSQQSLRSA; this is encoded by the coding sequence ATGTCGCGGATATTAAAACAATCGCGGATTTACGTTGCCGGTCATCAGGGCATGGTCGGTTCAGCCGTAGTGAGACAGCTGAAAGCCGACGGATTTACAAATCCGATTGTTGCTACACATTCGGAACTTGATCTGATTTGTCAGTCGGACACCAACGATTTTTTCCGGCAGAACAAGCCGCAAATCGTGATTTTCGCTGCGTCCCGTGTTGGTGGCATCCATGCGAACAGCACGGCACCGGCGGAGTTCATTTATCAAAACGTCGCGATGGCCACAAATGCGATCCATGCGGCCTGGAAATGTGGAACACAGCGATTTTTGTTCCTCGGCAGCACTTGTGTTTATCCTCGAATTGCGCCGCAGCCAATTCCCGAAACAGCATTACTCACATCTGCACTGGAACCAACGAACGAAGCCTACGCCATTGCCAAAATCGCGGGCCTGAAAATGTGTCAATTTTATCGTGAGCAGTACGGAGTCACGTATCACTCGGCGATGCCTACGAATCTGTACGGTCCCGGAGACAACTATCATCCTGAAAACAGTCACGTTCTGCCGGCAATGATTCGCAGATTTCACCAGGCAAAGGAAACCGGTGCGTCTTCGGTCACAATTTGGGGAAGCGGCAAACCCTTGCGAGAATTCCTGCACGTCACGGATATTGCAGCTGGGATTCTGCACCTCTTGTCACTGAACGATCCCCCCGATCTGGTTAATATCGGTACCGGACAGGAGATATCGATTCGACAGCTTGCCGAGCTGGTTGCAGAAATCGTTGGCTATCGCGGCAGCATCACAACTGACACAACGAAACCTGACGGTACTCCCCGCAAGCTTTCGGATGTTCGACTCATTCAAAGCACTGGCTGGTCCCCGAAAATCGGTCTGCGCGATGGAATCACCAGCGCCTATGCAGCATTCCTTAATGAACTGAGCCAGCAGTCGCTGCGATCAGCATGA
- a CDS encoding class I SAM-dependent methyltransferase, which produces MKTETPCDLCNQNTFDRIADCDRNNRPLDTVICTNCGLVRHATVPSDSDLARFYSGSYRQEYNGEKTPGPRRVMRAWLNGERICRQISSAIPAGGKVLEIGAGIGCTVKVFEQAGFRAEGIDPGGEFLTYSRERLQARVNTCSLDDLPATPQFDAVLLVHVIEHLRSPLKSLRHIARLLKPSGLLYIECPNLQAPFASRRRLFHYAHIHNFVPATLQQCGAGSGFGLHGRFGDDQDPNLQMLFRKTSGVILKTDPMNAQRTLQDLRRTDFLPYHLRSRYIIDRVRKVSSYAQEHLHARAFVERLVDHCSESQIRSRAA; this is translated from the coding sequence ATGAAGACTGAAACCCCATGCGACCTGTGTAATCAAAACACGTTCGATCGGATCGCGGATTGCGACCGCAACAATCGCCCACTGGATACCGTGATCTGCACAAATTGTGGTCTGGTCAGACACGCCACCGTTCCGTCTGACAGTGACCTGGCGAGGTTCTACTCCGGTTCGTATCGGCAGGAATACAACGGAGAAAAAACTCCGGGGCCCCGGCGCGTGATGCGTGCCTGGCTGAATGGTGAACGAATCTGCCGGCAAATTTCGTCCGCGATACCCGCAGGTGGCAAGGTCCTCGAAATCGGTGCGGGAATCGGCTGTACTGTCAAAGTCTTTGAGCAGGCAGGCTTCAGAGCAGAAGGGATCGATCCGGGTGGAGAATTCCTCACGTATTCACGTGAACGCCTGCAGGCTCGTGTTAACACCTGCAGTCTGGATGACCTGCCTGCGACTCCGCAATTCGATGCTGTTCTTCTGGTTCATGTGATTGAGCATCTTCGTTCTCCGTTAAAATCACTGCGACACATTGCCAGACTGCTAAAGCCAAGCGGCCTGTTGTATATTGAATGCCCCAATCTGCAGGCTCCGTTTGCTTCGCGACGTCGACTTTTTCATTATGCTCATATTCACAATTTCGTACCTGCGACACTGCAGCAGTGTGGGGCGGGTAGCGGATTCGGACTTCACGGGCGGTTCGGCGATGATCAGGACCCAAACCTTCAGATGCTGTTCCGGAAAACGTCCGGTGTCATTTTGAAGACGGATCCGATGAATGCTCAACGGACACTGCAGGATCTTCGCAGAACCGATTTCCTGCCATATCACCTTCGGTCCAGATACATAATTGATCGTGTGCGTAAAGTTTCGTCCTATGCCCAGGAACATCTGCATGCCCGGGCATTTGTCGAACGTCTGGTTGATCACTGCAGCGAATCACAAATCAGATCGCGTGCAGCCTGA